GCGCTGGGCTGGGACGTCTGGCGCAACACCTGGTTGCAGCTCGCGCACGGCCTCGCCGCCAACGGCCTGGCCACGTTGCTGTGCGGCACGATCGTTCCCGACCAGCTGGCCGAGCTGCCGGCCCGGATGCTGATCGGTCCGATCCACCACGCGGCGCTGGACTGTCCGGACGACGTACTGGTCCGGCGTCTTCGCGACCGGCCGGCGTGGCGCGGATCCGACGAGGAGTTCGTCGCGCGCCAGGTCGGCTTCGCCGACTGGCATCGTTCCCAGGTCGGCCGGCGGTTCGCCACTCACCGATCCGATCCGGCCGCGGTGGCTGCCGACGTCGCCAAGTGGGTACGCGAGGTGCTGGGCACGCCGGGCGGCCCCACAGCCGAACCGACGGGAGGTGCCCGGTGACCCACACACCGGCCGGCACAGAGGACAGCACAGCGACCGGCCCAGAGGGCAGCACGGCGGCCGGCACAGAGGGCAATGACTGGGTGAGCCGTACGGCCGACGAGGTGATGGCCGAGGCGGACCGCCGCGCACCCGGGGCGCCGGTCGTGTGCGCCTCCGGGCTCAGCCCGTCCGGGCCGATCCACCTGGGCAACCTCCGCGAGCTGATGGTCCCGCACTTGGTCGCCGACGAGATCCGCCGCCGGGGCCGCGAGT
This sequence is a window from Actinopolymorpha sp. NPDC004070. Protein-coding genes within it:
- a CDS encoding AAA family ATPase, which encodes MNSPTPVDGVTRSTPPGAEFCMRCGPETALRPDGAEKPDDTYDPGGTRGLARCPRCGWERVVTRQPLFLLSGPSGSGKTTVTEALTRLAEGGGLPGCAVFDVDLTLHVAALGWDVWRNTWLQLAHGLAANGLATLLCGTIVPDQLAELPARMLIGPIHHAALDCPDDVLVRRLRDRPAWRGSDEEFVARQVGFADWHRSQVGRRFATHRSDPAAVAADVAKWVREVLGTPGGPTAEPTGGAR